Proteins encoded within one genomic window of Haematobia irritans isolate KBUSLIRL chromosome 5, ASM5000362v1, whole genome shotgun sequence:
- the TyrRS-m gene encoding tyrosine--tRNA ligase, mitochondrial — protein sequence MFPSKLLKYHKKLNDIWFTKRFYTKKNLLALTERGFFQDIFPDTAGPQMTKLFEKSSQTIYAGFDPTADSLHVGNLLVIMGLLHCQRAGHQPIALVGGATGLIGDPSGRKSERSQLHEEIVEKNLQSIKQQLERVFQNHEDCLWNKTKNKEIRFPLMIVNNADWYRNLNIIDFISNTGRHFRLGQMLSRSSVQSRLETEGGMSFTEFTYQTFQAYDWLHLLRAHNCRFQMGGSDQMGNLMSGHELISRAEKKKEVFGMTLPIVTNEEGDKFGKSAGNAVWLDPGKTSPFALYQFFIRTKDSEVEKLLKLFTFIPMKEIKFLMEEHCKEPEKRKAQTLLAEDVTLLVHGEKGLKQAETVTNALYNGNVDGLAELNPQEVQQTLGGATLVEILLEPDMTMMKLAMKAKCFPTESDAIRIISAGGFYVNQKRTRNISEMVSNGIHVLKNGITLLRVGKRNFYIVRWLK from the exons ATGTTCCCcagtaaattattaaaataccacaaaaaaCTGAATGATATTTGGTTTACAAAGAGGTTTTACACAAAGAAAAATCTTCTTGCTTTAACCGAGAGAGGATTCTTTCAAGATATATTCCCCGACACAGCAGG gcCACAGATGACTAAACTATTTGAGAAGTCGTCCCAAACAATATATGCTGGTTTCGATCCTACCGCAGATAGCTTACATGTAGGAAATTTGTTAGTGATAATGGGTCTACTACACTGTCAAAGAGCGGGTCATCAACCAATTGCATTAGTTGGGGGAGCTACTGGCCTCATAGGTGATCCCAGTGGACGTAAATCGGAGCGTAGCCAATTGCATGAGGAAATTGTGGAGAAAAATCTGCAATCCATTAAACAGCAGTTGGAAAGAGTATTCCAAAATCATGAGGACTGTTTGtggaataaaactaaaaataaggaaattagATTTCCTTTAAT gaTTGTGAACAATGCCGATTGGTATAGAAATCTCAACATTATTGACTTCATATCCAATACGGGCCGTCATTTTCGCCTTGGCCAAATGCTTTCTCGTTCTTCCGTACAATCACGTTTGGAAACCGAAGGAGGCATGAGCTTTACGGAATTTACGTATCAGACATTTCAAGCCTATGATTGGTTGCATTTGTTGCGTGCCCATAATTGCCGTTTTCAAATGGGTGGCTCTGATCAAATGGGTAATCTGATGTCAGGACATGAACTTATAAGTAGAGCCGAAAAGAAAAAAGAAGTATTTGGTATGACTTTGCCCATAGTCACCAATGAAGAGGGtgacaaatttggaaaatcggCAGGAAATGCTGTTTGGTTGGACCCAGGCAAAACTTCGCCTTTTGCtttatatcaattttttatacgaacAAAGGATTCAGAAGTGGAGAAACTATTGAAATTATTTACATTCATACCCatgaaagaaattaaattcttaatggAGGAGCATTGCAAAGAACCAGAAAAAAGAAAAGCTCAAACACTTTTGGCAGAAGATGTAACATTACTAGTACATGGAG aAAAGGGATTGAAACAAGCCGAAACTGTCACCAATGCTTTGTACAATGGAAATGTCGATGGGTTAGCCGAATTGAATCCTCAAGAAGTACAACAAACACTAGGTGGTGCTACGCTAGTGGAAATTCTATTAGAACCTGATATGACTATGATGAAGTTAGCTATGAAAGCTAAATGCTTCCCTACCGAAT cTGATGCCATTAGAATAATATCCGCTGGCGGTTTCTACGTTAATCAAAAACGTACCCGGAATATATCTGAAATGGTCTCAAATGGTATTCATGTACTGAAAAATGGTATTACATTACTAAGAGTGGGTAAACGTAATTTCTACATTGTAAGATGGTTGAAATAA
- the LOC142238881 gene encoding uncharacterized protein LOC142238881 encodes MGFRSGNVLSSKDFVERFNLGSIFLQLFMFQCTCMSNNICCFCKYIQQKNIQIISGKKSFHFNEIKDIIASPVCSAKTHISNKSLLNNFGSIVKMTDSDSDYNVDEFIKPDTIRKPINDESADLLGNFDDVKRKEILDGTYEDKMDSDNEQFSPMEEESSSDNDEETDGEHNDKEMNGDEENNSNAEDEAIANTQKAGYVNPFGKKSLTKEQLGQLLKGAAKTNRFVLYVTNLNFETTKSDLEEHFSEAGSVRSIRIPKKRNGGFAFVEMNDLESFHKGFELHNTELKGRWIKVQISEAGKKKSANKKNIMKQKNRKLAEMRNENKTFTKSGKFYDKDLKKEKASKLMASKKWRKKPSGGGPPRPK; translated from the exons ATTTAGGTAGTATATTCCTCCAGCTGTTTATGTTTCAATGCACGTGTATGTCAAACAACATATgttgtttttgtaaatatatccaACAGAAAAATATACAGATCATATCAGGGAAAAAATCATTTCATTTCAACGAAATAAAGGATATTATAGCTAGCCCGGTTTGTAGTGCAAAAACACATATAAGTAACAAAAGCCTGCTTAACAATTTCGGAAGTATAGTCAAAATG ACCGATTCCGACAGTGACTATAATGTGGACGAATTTATAAAGCCAGATACTATTCGAAAACCCATTAATGATGAATCTGCAGATTTACTAGGTAACTTTGATGATGTCAAAAGGAAAGAGATATTGGATGGAACGTATGAAGATAAAATGGATAGTGACAATGAACAATTCTCTCCAATGGAAGAGGAAAGTTCCAGTGATAATGATGAAGAAACAGATGGCGAACACAACGACAAAGAAATGAATGGTGACGAAGAAAATAATAGCAATGCCGAGGATGAAGCTATAGCCAACACACAGAAAGCTGGATATGTAAATccgtttggaaaaaaatcgttgACTAAAGAACAGTTGGGACAACTCTTGAAGGGCGCGGCAAAGACTAACAGATTTGTGCTCTAtgttacaaatttgaattttgagacCACAAAATCAGACTTGGAAGAACATTTCAGTGAAGCTGGTTCCGTGAGATCCATAAGAATACCAAAAAAGCGGAATGGAGGTTTtgcatttgtcgaaatgaatgatttGGAAAGTTTTCACAAAGGCTTTGAATTACACAATACGGAGCTAAAGGGTCGATGGATTAAAGTACAAATTTCCGAAGCGGGTAAAAAGAAATCggccaacaaaaaaaatataatgaagCAAAAAAATCGCAAATTGGCCGAAATGcgtaatgaaaataaaacatttaccaAAAGTGGTAAATTCTATGATAAAGATCTGAAAAAAGAAAAAGCCAGTAAATTAATGGCAAGTAAAAAGTGGCGAAAAAAACCATCAGGTGGAGGTCCACCAAGGCCAAAATAA
- the Egm gene encoding acyl-CoA dehydrogenase family member enigma, with protein MLRISQRFGLINKTVQKLAMQRLASSSSVTDATEHEEQVAGKTSTKLPPRLPLAKNFFVGLVDNELLGFPEVINREDMARLQNEMLPLKNFFSEDFDYQAIDKTYTLPKDLPENMKTLGLYGLNVSSDYDGKGYGYSASLMASEPETEATDIALSLLSHRSIVDVIQELGTDDQKQRFLTKLGNGSLVGSEAIFEFDGAEEDFFNTKAQYEVGNQTWVLNGAKSFIISPPKTNEAAHLFLVVAQTNKSNVQNEAARSTTIFLLDSNTPGVKIGERHQTLGCRASTIHQVQFENVRVPDSCVLGHAHEGNIVADTLLKSSRLRNAMVGLGLSKSILNEISMECIDRRLCGVVLKDLESVQTHLAKSCLSIYSMESMIYLTAGLLDEFNCPDVGLESAITKYYTLKEMLNISVRCLDMLGPKSLISGQSTEHFFRNASYLYSQGESIDNLSIFIALSGLQHAGSLMGDNIRKQRNPLFNPGHIFSKFMERTSIDNPVTKMDLKENVHPTLEPGALCLEHSVARLQMCVDLLFTRYGNGVVERHNESRRIAEMVSTIYAMFASLSRASRSYCIGLQLADHEMLTAMAICADGRDRVMTLTREIFNGQYVNNDNNLQRLSRQIVKSKGYFATHPLTYNF; from the exons ATGTTGCGCATCTCCCAAAGATTTGGTTTAATCAATAAAACCGTTCAAAAGCTGGCAATGCAAAGACTTGCCTCAAGCTCTTCTGTAACAGATGCCACAGAACATGAGGAACAAGTTGCCGGAAAAACATCAACGAAACTGCCTCCACGATTACCTTTAGCAAAAAACTTTTTCGTCGGTTTGGTGGACAATGAATTGCTAGGATTTCCGGAAGTGATTAATCGAGAGGACATGGCTCGATTGCA GAACGAAATGTTgcctttgaaaaatttcttctcCGAAGATTTCGATTATCAAGCAATTGATAAAACATACACGCTTCCTAAAGACTTACCCGAAAATATGAAGACCCTTGGATTGTACGGTCTCAATGTATCCAGTGATTATGATGGAAAGGGTTACGGCTATAGTGCTAGTTTAATGGCTTCCGAACCCGAAACAGAAGCTACCGATATTGCACTAAGCCTTCTAAGTCATAGGTCTATTGTGGACGTAATTCAAGAACTAGGAACGGATGACCAAAAACAAAGATTCTTAACcaaattgggaaatg GTTCATTGGTGGGTTCTGAggcaatttttgaatttgatggAGCTGAGGAGGACTTCTTTAATACCAAGGCTCAATATGAAGTGGGTAACCAAACTTGGGTTTTAAATGGAGCCAAATCGTTTATTATATCACCACCAAAAACTAATGAAGCTGCCCATCTCTTCCTCGTAGTGGCTCAAACCAACAAATCGAATGTTCAAAACGAAGCCGCCCGATCCACAACAATATTCCTCTTAGATTCCAATACACCTGGTGTTAAAATTGGTGAACGTCATCAAACTTTGGGCTGCCGGGCGAGTACCATACATCAAGTACAGTTTGAAAATGTGCGTGTTCCAGATAGTTGTGTTCTAGGACATGCCCATGAGGGCAATATTGTAGCTGATACCTTATTAAAATCTAGTCGCTTGCGTAATGCCATGGTTGGTTTAGGTCTATCTAAGAGTATTCTTAATGAAATTTCAATGGAGTGCATCGATCGAAGGCTGTGTGGCGTTGTATTGAA AGATTTGGAATCCGTACAAACACATTTGGCCAAATCCTGTCTGTCGATTTACAGCATGGAAAGCATGATATATCTAACAGCTGGTTTGTTGGATGAATTCAACTGTCCGGATGTGGGATTAGAGTCCGCAATCACAAAG tatTATACCCTTAAGGAAATGTTAAACATATCTGTGCGCTGCTTGGATATGTTAGGTCCCAAGTCTTTAATTTCCGGCCAATCAACTGAACACTTTTTCCGCAATGCCTCTTATCTGTACTCCCAGGGCGAGTCCATAGACAATTTAAGCATTTTTATAGCACTTTCAGGACTTCAACATGCTGGT TCACTAATGGGCGATAATATTCGTAAACAACGTAATCCACTGTTTAATCCTGgtcatatattttccaaatttatggAACGTACGAGCATCGATAATCCTGTAACAAAAATGGATTTAAAGGAAAATGTTCATCCGACCCTTGAACCTGGGGCTTTGTGTCTAGAACACTCGGTGGCACGTTTACAAATGTGTGTGGACCTTTTGTTTACACGCTATGGCAATGGTGTTGTGGAACGTCATAATGAATCCAGAAGAATTGCCGAAATGGTCTCCACCATATATGCTATGTTTGCAAGCTTATCTCGCGCCTCACGATCGTATTGTATTGGTCTTCAGTTGGCCGATCATGAAATGCTTACAGCAATGGCCATTTGTGCTGATGGTCGGGATAGAGTTATGACACTCACTCGCGAAATATTTAATGGCCAATATGTAAATAACGATAACAATTTGCAGCGACTTTCACGACAAATAGTTAAGAGTAAAGGTTATTTTGCTACACATCCTTTGacatataatttttag